A portion of the Gloeothece citriformis PCC 7424 genome contains these proteins:
- a CDS encoding DNA primase family protein, producing the protein MVAATIHSTWSEVKKSNPCPLCGKTKWCSVSDNGEGVLCRHTDPGLQPPDWKHIKNSVDGYPIYVLDKGREFFNPNRKFIRKPKKTKASSPPNLPVEIYFEEISLAIIPEKPTDCPVTNLKPSIPDWLIKKGIPQNATETRYYYSKTQWVSRFEWVDPNKPSGYDKTIRPVHIQPDGTTLWTKGDGSWNPYKLNEAIAYGKGKWVLGVEGEPCVETARSLKLAAITWQGGSWTEKEIRSALNKLKASGITGLIYWPDNDSTGGKKAQLILDTASSLQFPVLILNPLDIWEEMPDKGDIADWVESLEWGEGKGMNSPEFIKRLELAIHRAVENRQNQPSSSDDNSFSPQTTPPKQNRIAAEVAEQYANKFRYNNECNTWMEYQEEASSFGSWIPVSNLHIQTQIYNILQARDYEFNSSYLNGIEELLRKALYIKEWPKAPNLLPFSDCVLELSTGKTREHSPNNWLTWVLPRPYNSLEKSWIKIDNWLTEATLGNATHKQILLCYAAAVLRRRADLQKFLHLIGTGGSGKSTFMNLLVALVGQQNTISLDFNSLNEKDAVAEAFGKVLAIFPDQDSAGKNISNFKKITGQDLLRGRRLYKDGFNFRFEGLCAVSSNHPIFHSGSGRWLTRRVLMVPFELAVPDGKVRNLEKEFEPELSAFTSYLLSIPESEIEATLKGLNKKQVVSSTLWSSQIRSDGLASWVNDEIIFDSTARTQIGSNAKEWGEDDYDAASSTLFGSYCRHIRRSGRQPLTKDNFSANLIELLKGTLKRDVEKIKTNQGRFLTGVRLRTALDFNIPMLDEFLEKIESDDPGDDPGDDPGDDLKALPGKESDDRDDLTTNLEAKENLLIETEENDPQKIDIESPPPNPPSRRTNNKSDVESEVVTVVTNQSEQGVEVATLAVTEVVTGVVTQSEPVSLDNNGDTTSTVIKANHKRDGNSSSETDTQVNYNAPSIDWVRYRGEVYTVSYTNGEQLFLRKSGSPKIVHKVHLSSVEIGGYKS; encoded by the coding sequence ATGGTAGCAGCAACAATTCATTCTACTTGGTCAGAAGTCAAAAAATCCAATCCCTGCCCCCTATGTGGCAAAACTAAATGGTGTTCAGTGTCAGATAACGGTGAAGGGGTTTTATGCCGCCACACAGACCCGGGTTTACAACCCCCTGACTGGAAACACATTAAAAATTCTGTCGACGGCTATCCTATTTACGTCCTTGACAAAGGTCGGGAGTTTTTTAACCCTAACAGGAAATTTATACGCAAACCCAAAAAAACCAAGGCGAGTTCACCCCCCAATCTTCCTGTCGAGATCTATTTTGAAGAGATCTCCCTGGCTATAATCCCAGAAAAACCGACAGATTGCCCCGTCACCAACCTAAAACCGTCGATTCCCGATTGGTTAATTAAAAAAGGCATTCCTCAAAATGCGACGGAAACCCGTTACTATTACTCAAAAACCCAATGGGTTAGTCGATTCGAGTGGGTTGACCCAAATAAACCTTCTGGATACGACAAAACCATACGCCCCGTACATATTCAACCGGATGGCACAACTTTATGGACTAAGGGCGACGGGTCATGGAATCCTTACAAACTCAACGAGGCGATCGCCTACGGTAAGGGGAAATGGGTTTTAGGGGTTGAGGGAGAACCCTGTGTTGAAACCGCCCGTTCCTTAAAACTCGCTGCTATTACTTGGCAAGGCGGTTCTTGGACAGAAAAAGAAATAAGATCTGCACTCAATAAACTCAAGGCATCTGGAATTACAGGCTTGATTTATTGGCCAGATAATGATAGCACTGGAGGAAAAAAAGCCCAACTTATACTCGATACAGCTTCTTCTCTTCAATTTCCAGTTCTCATCCTTAACCCCCTAGACATTTGGGAAGAAATGCCCGATAAAGGAGATATAGCCGATTGGGTCGAATCGCTCGAATGGGGAGAAGGGAAAGGAATGAATTCACCGGAGTTTATTAAGCGATTAGAATTAGCCATTCACAGAGCCGTCGAAAACCGGCAAAACCAGCCTTCATCTTCTGATGACAACAGCTTTTCTCCACAGACAACACCCCCAAAACAGAATCGGATCGCGGCTGAAGTCGCCGAGCAGTACGCTAATAAATTCCGTTACAACAATGAATGTAATACCTGGATGGAGTATCAAGAAGAGGCTTCGAGCTTTGGCTCTTGGATTCCTGTCAGTAATTTACATATCCAAACACAAATTTACAATATTTTACAGGCTCGTGACTATGAATTCAATTCATCCTATCTCAACGGGATTGAGGAACTTTTGAGAAAAGCCCTGTATATAAAGGAATGGCCAAAAGCTCCCAATTTACTGCCCTTCTCTGACTGTGTTTTAGAGCTATCGACCGGAAAAACCAGAGAGCATAGCCCTAATAACTGGTTAACTTGGGTTTTGCCTCGTCCTTATAACTCACTCGAAAAATCTTGGATTAAAATTGATAACTGGTTAACCGAAGCCACTCTTGGGAACGCTACCCATAAACAAATTTTACTGTGTTATGCGGCGGCGGTCTTAAGACGACGGGCAGATCTCCAGAAATTTTTACATCTAATTGGCACCGGTGGCAGTGGGAAAAGTACCTTTATGAATCTGTTAGTAGCACTCGTTGGGCAGCAAAATACTATTTCACTCGATTTTAATAGCTTGAATGAAAAGGATGCCGTAGCTGAGGCGTTTGGGAAAGTTTTGGCGATTTTTCCAGATCAAGATAGTGCCGGTAAAAATATCTCCAACTTTAAGAAAATAACCGGACAAGACTTGTTAAGAGGTCGGCGGCTCTACAAAGACGGGTTTAACTTCCGCTTTGAGGGACTGTGTGCGGTGTCGAGCAATCATCCTATTTTTCATTCAGGATCTGGGCGCTGGTTGACACGACGGGTTTTAATGGTTCCCTTTGAGTTGGCCGTCCCCGATGGAAAAGTCAGAAACTTAGAGAAAGAATTTGAACCCGAATTATCAGCTTTTACGAGCTATCTACTCTCTATCCCTGAAAGTGAGATAGAAGCGACATTAAAAGGATTAAACAAAAAGCAGGTCGTCTCTTCAACCTTATGGTCTTCTCAAATCAGATCTGACGGATTGGCCAGTTGGGTAAATGACGAGATAATTTTTGATTCGACTGCGAGAACGCAGATCGGGAGCAATGCTAAAGAGTGGGGTGAAGATGATTATGATGCGGCTTCTTCAACTCTATTTGGCTCTTACTGCCGGCATATCAGACGCTCTGGACGGCAACCGTTAACTAAAGATAATTTTTCAGCTAATTTAATCGAGTTACTCAAAGGAACTCTCAAAAGGGACGTTGAGAAAATTAAAACGAATCAAGGACGCTTTTTAACTGGGGTGCGGTTAAGAACTGCCCTTGATTTTAATATCCCCATGTTAGATGAATTCCTGGAAAAAATTGAGAGTGACGACCCGGGTGACGACCCGGGTGACGACCCGGGTGACGACCTCAAAGCTTTGCCCGGTAAGGAAAGTGACGACCGTGACGACCTAACTACTAACCTTGAGGCAAAAGAAAATTTATTGATTGAGACAGAAGAAAATGACCCCCAAAAAATTGATATTGAATCTCCTCCTCCTAACCCCCCATCTCGGAGGACAAATAATAAGAGTGATGTGGAGAGTGAGGTCGTCACGGTCGTCACAAACCAGTCAGAGCAAGGAGTAGAGGTGGCCACCCTCGCCGTCACCGAGGTCGTCACAGGGGTCGTCACCCAATCAGAACCAGTTTCTCTTGATAATAATGGGGATACAACCTCGACCGTAATTAAAGCCAATCACAAGCGTGACGGCAATTCTTCAAGTGAGACAGACACACAAGTAAATTATAATGCGCCTTCTATTGATTGGGTTCGCTATCGAGGTGAGGTTTATACCGTTAGTTATACTAATGGGGAGCAACTTTTCTTAAGAAAATCTGGAAGCCCGAAAATAGTCCATAAAGTTCACTTATCGAGTGTCGAAATCGGAGGCTATAAGAGTTAA
- a CDS encoding tyrosine-type recombinase/integrase yields the protein MSKRVEKNDLKLSSPVPLSIHPAAVYLSSISPGSVATMRSSLNVIASLLTEGECDAMTLNWARLRYQHTAAIRAIFKERYCATTANKMLCALKRVLAEAVRLDLMEATDYAKAVDFPKIKGKKKLRGRALSGDEISALIEVCRQDESPLGVRDAAIIAILRGTGLRRAELAALELRDFIADGGVLEVREGKGDKDRTVYLPHNVISYVNDWIAVRGDAPGALLCPIRKGGRIEGRHLHPDAVLKIVKKRATQAGVESFSPHDFRRTFCSDLLDAGVDIVTVQKLAGHASPETTAKYDRRGEETKRKAVQMLSI from the coding sequence GTGAGCAAACGGGTTGAGAAAAATGATTTAAAACTTTCATCTCCTGTTCCCCTTTCAATTCATCCGGCAGCCGTCTATTTAAGTTCAATTAGTCCAGGGTCTGTGGCGACGATGCGCTCCTCGTTGAATGTGATTGCTTCCCTTTTAACGGAGGGGGAGTGTGATGCGATGACTTTAAATTGGGCCCGGTTACGGTATCAGCATACCGCCGCGATAAGGGCAATCTTTAAAGAGCGCTATTGTGCCACGACGGCCAACAAAATGCTGTGTGCCTTAAAAAGGGTGTTAGCTGAAGCGGTGCGATTGGATTTGATGGAGGCGACTGATTATGCTAAAGCGGTAGATTTCCCTAAAATCAAGGGGAAGAAGAAACTGAGAGGTCGGGCTTTGAGTGGGGATGAGATTTCTGCTTTAATAGAGGTTTGCCGGCAGGACGAGTCCCCATTAGGGGTTAGGGATGCGGCAATAATAGCGATTTTACGGGGGACGGGGCTAAGACGGGCTGAGTTAGCCGCTTTAGAGTTAAGGGATTTTATCGCTGATGGGGGAGTTTTAGAGGTTAGGGAAGGTAAGGGGGATAAGGATAGGACTGTTTATTTGCCCCATAATGTTATTTCTTATGTCAATGACTGGATAGCGGTTAGGGGGGATGCGCCTGGGGCGTTGTTATGTCCAATTCGCAAAGGGGGACGAATCGAAGGGCGACATCTTCACCCTGACGCGGTGTTGAAGATTGTGAAGAAACGGGCGACCCAAGCCGGGGTTGAATCTTTTTCGCCTCATGATTTTAGGCGGACGTTTTGTTCAGATTTGTTAGACGCGGGGGTGGATATTGTGACGGTGCAAAAGTTAGCGGGTCATGCGTCGCCAGAAACGACGGCTAAATATGATAGGCGGGGTGAGGAGACGAAACGAAAAGCGGTGCAGATGTTGTCTATTTAA
- a CDS encoding papain-like cysteine protease family protein — protein MHPAWAGAGGNWPAIDEVFDPRVVQQQDKLACGAACGEMLLRDCGINITQGAIIDQTGVPITAALLAEVMNSFEPGNKRSWAGGLLEIPGATRADVMEVLNTTGSWIAMLWETGAKIGHMVIVDGVDLLEYVLIRDPWQGTRYKLRKEDFLQYWSDYGVYRRR, from the coding sequence ATGCACCCAGCCTGGGCAGGTGCTGGTGGAAATTGGCCAGCCATTGATGAGGTTTTTGACCCAAGAGTTGTCCAACAACAAGATAAATTAGCTTGTGGGGCGGCTTGTGGAGAAATGCTATTGAGAGATTGTGGGATTAATATTACCCAAGGGGCAATTATAGACCAAACCGGAGTCCCCATAACTGCCGCCCTTTTAGCGGAGGTAATGAATAGTTTTGAGCCGGGTAACAAGCGGTCATGGGCAGGGGGTCTTTTAGAAATTCCAGGGGCAACTAGAGCAGATGTAATGGAAGTTTTAAATACAACGGGGTCATGGATCGCTATGTTGTGGGAAACAGGGGCTAAAATAGGACACATGGTGATTGTCGATGGGGTTGATTTGCTCGAATATGTCTTGATTCGTGACCCCTGGCAAGGAACAAGATACAAGTTGAGAAAAGAAGATTTTCTTCAATATTGGAGTGATTATGGAGTTTATCGAAGAAGATGA
- a CDS encoding TIR domain-containing protein: MKPYLEDVYKLSGLPTYTFVKPVEYQKLLVSLRTPGRGLVIEGPSGIGKTTSVSNAIVELGLKTKTVKLSARKNDDRALITELPEMGKIGLVIIDDFHRLDEATKQIIADLMKTLADEEDEKSKLVLVGINKAGNSLIEFAKDLTNRMDIIRFESNPEERILELIHKGEQALRININIKEEIAQNVHGSFHLAQLLCHHTCLDSQVTEKSEVEKTLTVSFEVVKERVLEELSRTFLGIARKFATGPRLRREGRAPYLQILHWLSESNDWSLNLEQALSLHPDHKASVGQVVEKNLLANFLAKNEEMFAEVLHYDSNTRILSVEDPKFVYFLKNILWSKFAQQVGFLSTYFKCCYDFALSFAGPERDIAEAIANKLSDAEIAVFYDKNEQHRILAENVEEYLAPIYRTEAQFVIVLLGQEYPKRIWTKFESEQFKSRFGQSSIIPIWFSDAPPNWFDETSRVGGLEYNKNKDKDSQIDYIVDILLKKLAEARGLNEHGKQLSLEF; the protein is encoded by the coding sequence ATGAAACCTTATCTTGAGGATGTTTATAAGCTTTCTGGTTTACCTACATATACATTTGTTAAACCAGTTGAGTACCAGAAATTGCTCGTTTCCCTACGCACACCTGGTAGAGGACTGGTGATAGAGGGTCCTTCTGGTATCGGGAAAACGACTAGCGTATCAAACGCCATAGTGGAATTAGGATTGAAAACAAAAACCGTAAAGCTATCGGCTAGAAAAAATGATGACCGTGCCTTGATTACTGAATTACCTGAAATGGGAAAGATTGGTCTAGTCATTATTGATGATTTCCATCGATTAGATGAAGCGACAAAACAAATAATTGCTGATTTAATGAAAACTTTGGCTGATGAAGAAGATGAAAAAAGCAAATTAGTTCTAGTTGGAATAAATAAAGCAGGGAATTCACTTATTGAATTTGCTAAAGATTTAACTAATCGTATGGATATTATACGATTTGAATCAAATCCTGAAGAACGCATCTTAGAATTAATTCATAAGGGAGAGCAAGCTTTAAGAATAAATATTAACATTAAGGAAGAAATTGCCCAGAATGTACATGGAAGTTTTCACTTAGCTCAGTTGCTATGCCACCACACCTGTTTAGATAGCCAGGTAACAGAAAAGAGTGAGGTTGAGAAAACCCTTACTGTTAGTTTTGAGGTTGTTAAAGAGCGGGTATTAGAGGAGTTGTCACGAACTTTTTTGGGGATAGCTCGCAAATTTGCAACAGGGCCGAGATTGCGTCGAGAAGGTCGTGCCCCATACCTTCAAATATTACATTGGTTGTCAGAAAGTAATGATTGGTCTCTTAATTTAGAACAAGCTCTTTCTCTACATCCAGATCACAAAGCCAGTGTAGGGCAAGTTGTTGAAAAAAATCTTTTGGCTAACTTTCTAGCGAAGAATGAGGAAATGTTTGCTGAGGTTTTACACTATGATTCAAACACACGCATTTTAAGCGTTGAAGATCCCAAATTTGTCTACTTTTTAAAAAATATTCTTTGGAGTAAATTTGCACAGCAAGTAGGTTTTTTGAGTACATATTTTAAATGTTGTTATGACTTCGCACTCTCTTTTGCTGGTCCCGAAAGGGATATTGCAGAAGCAATTGCGAACAAATTATCAGATGCTGAAATAGCAGTTTTCTATGATAAAAATGAACAACATCGTATATTAGCTGAGAACGTTGAAGAATATCTCGCTCCGATTTATCGAACTGAAGCTCAATTTGTAATTGTTCTTCTAGGTCAAGAATATCCAAAGCGCATTTGGACAAAATTTGAATCCGAGCAATTTAAAAGTAGGTTCGGCCAATCAAGCATTATTCCTATTTGGTTTAGCGATGCGCCACCAAATTGGTTTGATGAAACCAGCCGTGTAGGAGGACTAGAATATAACAAAAACAAAGACAAAGATTCTCAAATTGACTATATTGTAGATATTTTGTTAAAAAAATTAGCTGAAGCTCGCGGTTTGAACGAACATGGAAAACAATTATCTTTGGAATTCTAA